The genomic region CTTCAAGGGGAGGGTTAGGGTGGGGTTATCTATTAAGTTACCAACAATAGTTTCGATAACAGCTGTTATTTTTATTTAATAATGTGTGTTCTAAACTTTCTTGTCACGCTCAATAATCCACTCATGATCCGGATCATTATGAAAAATCCAGTTACGACTAGGCCCTGCCATAACGTTCAGGTAGTAGGATTGGTAACCATGTGGCACGCCTACTGGATGATAGCCTTCTGGCACCATCACGAGATCTCCGTCTTCCACAGCCATGGTTTCATCAATACTTCTGTCATCCGTATAAACTCGCTGAAAAGCAAAGCCTTGTGGCGGATCAATTTTGTGATAATAGGTTTCTTCCAGCTGAGTTTCAGCAGGAGCCGCATCGGTATCATGTTTGTGCGGCGGATAGCTTGACCAGCCGCCACTTGGCGTAATCACTTCACAGACTAACAAGCTGTCAGCGGGTTCGTTACCGAATAAGATATTGCACACATGGCGAGTGTTGCTGGTGACACCTCGCGTTTCGTATTGGCATTGCTCCGGTGTGATCAATTTCGCTTGAAACCCGCCTTTTCCCGGTGCTTTGCAAAAGGCTACTTCTAC from Marinomonas rhizomae harbors:
- the iolB gene encoding 5-deoxy-glucuronate isomerase; protein product: MSLLSKNRLSKKNQKAGLSQTQLVTPKSANWQYVGFEAYQLKAGESITIQTGTDEVCAVVLSGKVNASTKQEAWKDIGDRMSVFEQKAPYSVYSPAQDEIRVEAITDVEVAFCKAPGKGGFQAKLITPEQCQYETRGVTSNTRHVCNILFGNEPADSLLVCEVITPSGGWSSYPPHKHDTDAAPAETQLEETYYHKIDPPQGFAFQRVYTDDRSIDETMAVEDGDLVMVPEGYHPVGVPHGYQSYYLNVMAGPSRNWIFHNDPDHEWIIERDKKV